The Thermococcus sp. genome has a segment encoding these proteins:
- a CDS encoding heavy metal translocating P-type ATPase, protein MPKKLKLEGLDCASCAYEIEEALKKEGFEFALVNFATNEAVIEGDVEKAKEIIERVEPGVKVIEKEEHDHDHGHEHGEGDPRRALYFIIPSLMLFGIGVVLRYYYGMDNAFVFGIFTASYLLVGWKVLRSAVVNSIHGNLFDENFLIAVATVGAFLIREYSEGVAVMLFYVVGEFFQDMAVDRSRRSIKALLALKAEYANLLQGDGVVQVKPEELKVGDIILIKPGEKVPVDGVVIEGTSTVDTSALTGESVPRTVKEGEEILSGMLNLSGVLKVKVTKELRESTISRILELVENASARKAKTEKFITRFAHYYTPAVVGLAALVAIIPPLVYGDPFSIWLYRALVLLVISCPCALVLSIPLGYFGGIGRSARDGILVKGSNYLDALHGATVVAFDKTGTLTKGVFKVTKIETRNGFSEEEIIRFAALAEANSSHPIARAIKDAYGGGIKENLMEYEEIAGHGVRTEINGVEVMVGNDRLLHRFNIEHDTCRVKGTVAHVVINGKYAGYIIISDEIKEDAPLAVKALKRLGVKKVVMVTGDNKDVAAEIARHLNLDGFYAELLPGDKVRVIEELEVEKGDGKVVFVGDGINDAPVLARADVGVAMGALGSDAAIETADVVIMDDKPSKLPRGIRIARKTQRIVRQNINFALGVKFAFISLGILGEATMWEAVFADVGVALIAVFNAMRILR, encoded by the coding sequence ATGCCAAAAAAACTCAAGCTTGAGGGACTCGACTGTGCGAGCTGCGCCTACGAGATAGAGGAGGCCCTGAAAAAAGAGGGCTTTGAATTCGCGCTGGTGAACTTTGCCACCAATGAGGCGGTTATAGAAGGCGACGTTGAGAAGGCTAAAGAGATAATAGAGAGGGTCGAGCCCGGAGTTAAGGTCATTGAGAAGGAGGAGCATGACCATGATCACGGACACGAGCACGGTGAAGGGGACCCCAGAAGGGCGCTCTACTTCATAATCCCGTCGCTCATGCTCTTTGGCATCGGGGTGGTGCTCCGTTATTACTACGGCATGGATAACGCCTTTGTGTTCGGAATCTTCACCGCCAGCTACCTTCTCGTTGGGTGGAAGGTTCTAAGGAGCGCCGTTGTTAATTCCATACACGGCAACCTCTTCGACGAGAACTTTCTAATCGCGGTGGCCACAGTGGGTGCGTTCCTCATCAGGGAGTATTCAGAGGGAGTTGCCGTCATGCTGTTCTACGTCGTAGGCGAGTTCTTCCAGGACATGGCCGTTGACAGGTCGAGGCGCTCGATAAAGGCTCTGCTCGCGCTCAAGGCTGAGTACGCGAACCTCCTGCAGGGAGATGGGGTAGTCCAGGTGAAGCCGGAAGAGCTGAAGGTTGGCGATATAATTCTGATAAAGCCCGGTGAAAAGGTTCCCGTTGATGGAGTGGTCATAGAGGGGACCTCGACGGTTGATACCTCCGCCCTAACCGGTGAGAGCGTCCCGAGGACGGTGAAAGAAGGGGAGGAGATTCTCTCCGGCATGCTCAACCTCAGCGGCGTCCTCAAAGTGAAGGTCACCAAGGAGCTGAGGGAATCAACCATCTCGCGCATCCTTGAGCTCGTCGAGAACGCGAGCGCGAGGAAGGCCAAGACCGAGAAGTTCATCACGCGCTTTGCTCACTACTACACCCCCGCAGTCGTCGGACTTGCAGCGCTCGTTGCCATCATTCCTCCGCTCGTCTATGGCGACCCGTTCTCAATCTGGCTGTACAGGGCATTGGTGCTCCTCGTCATCTCGTGCCCCTGTGCCCTCGTCCTCTCAATACCCCTCGGCTACTTCGGCGGCATCGGAAGGTCCGCGAGGGATGGAATACTCGTCAAGGGCTCCAACTACCTCGATGCCCTTCACGGGGCTACCGTTGTCGCCTTCGACAAGACCGGAACGCTGACAAAGGGCGTCTTCAAGGTCACGAAGATAGAGACGAGGAACGGCTTCAGCGAGGAGGAGATAATAAGGTTCGCGGCTTTAGCGGAGGCCAATTCAAGCCATCCGATAGCGAGGGCGATAAAAGATGCTTATGGAGGGGGTATCAAAGAAAACCTCATGGAGTACGAGGAGATAGCGGGACACGGCGTCAGGACAGAGATAAACGGCGTCGAGGTCATGGTTGGCAACGACAGGCTCCTCCACAGGTTCAACATCGAACACGACACATGCCGCGTCAAGGGGACGGTGGCTCACGTTGTCATCAACGGAAAGTACGCCGGCTACATAATAATCTCGGACGAAATAAAGGAAGACGCTCCCCTGGCAGTAAAAGCGCTCAAGCGCCTCGGCGTTAAGAAGGTCGTTATGGTAACGGGCGATAACAAGGACGTCGCCGCTGAGATAGCGAGGCATCTCAACTTAGACGGCTTCTACGCGGAGCTGTTGCCGGGGGACAAGGTTAGGGTCATAGAGGAGCTTGAGGTGGAGAAAGGCGATGGAAAGGTCGTCTTCGTCGGCGACGGCATAAACGATGCGCCTGTCCTGGCCAGGGCAGATGTGGGCGTTGCGATGGGGGCATTGGGCAGTGATGCGGCGATAGAGACGGCAGACGTTGTCATAATGGATGATAAGCCCTCCAAACTGCCACGGGGCATCAGGATAGCGAGAAAGACCCAGCGCATAGTGCGGCAGAACATAAACTTCGCCCTCGGCGTTAAGTTTGCCTTCATAAGCCTCGGAATCCTCGGAGAGGCTACGATGTGGGAGGCTGTCTTTGCGGACGTCGGCGTCGCTCTCATAGCGGTCTTCAACGCGATGAGGATTCTGAGGTGA
- a CDS encoding helix-turn-helix transcriptional regulator, with protein MTEVCKVYKEHLDKILEAQAKIPEEETVLEVADFFDALGNPTRLKILLALMEAGELCTCDLSAITKLSVSAISHQLRILKDRKIVTYRKDGKNVFYRLDDEHITEILEVTFEHMEE; from the coding sequence ATGACGGAAGTGTGTAAAGTGTATAAGGAACATCTGGATAAAATACTGGAGGCACAGGCAAAAATTCCGGAGGAAGAGACCGTATTGGAAGTGGCGGACTTTTTTGACGCCCTCGGCAACCCGACGAGGCTTAAAATCCTGCTCGCGCTCATGGAGGCGGGAGAGCTCTGCACCTGCGACCTCTCGGCGATAACCAAGCTTTCAGTTTCGGCAATATCCCACCAGCTTCGCATCCTCAAGGATAGAAAAATCGTCACCTATCGCAAGGACGGGAAGAACGTCTTCTACCGTCTCGATGACGAGCATATAACCGAAATCCTGGAGGTCACGTTTGAGCACATGGAGGAGTGA